GCTCTTCTTTAAGTTCTTTAGCAAAAGCTCTTGCAACATCACTGGTATCTATTTTATCTATTTTCCATTTTTCACCCATATTATCCTCTTTAGTTAACCAAACATATTTTTATATTATGTTTAATTCTACTACATTAGATTTGAATATCTGATTCACATTCTGTAAAAGCTATAAGCAAAAAGCACCTCCCCTTGTCAGAGAAGTGCTTCTTTTTATATTAATTACCAAATATGAACACGTTTATCAGGATCAAGCCACATACCGTCTTCAGGCTTAACGTCAAAGACTTTGTAAAATTCATCCTGACATTGTGATTGTACATTAGCACGTAATGGACCCGGCGCATGCACATCAACGGCAGTTTGACTCTTAATTGCCTCAATCATTTGCTTGTTGGCCCAAATCCGGGCAAAGTTTTCAAACAACTTCTTAAGATCATCATTTTCATTCTTAGCTGCTTCAACTGCGGCGGTTAAGCCACCTTGATCGGCGATATTTTCCGAAACGACTTGCTTACCATTAATGGTAACAGGTCCATATTGAATGCCATCGAACAAATCGATCTCAGCTTGAGTACGCTTCTTGAATTCAGCGTAATCCTCATCAGTCCACCAATTCTTCATGTTGCCGATCTCATCAAATTTTGCACCATTGTTGTCAAAGGCGTGAGAAACTTCGTGAGCAATCACAGTACCAATACCACCAAAGTTAGTAGCACGGTCTTGCTTCAGGTCATAAAATGGTGCTTGTAAGATAGCTGCAGGGAAAGTTAGGTCGTTTCTAGTAGGATCATAACAAGCATTAACCAAGTTGCCCGGCATTGCCCAGATTGAACGATCAACTTCTTTATGTAGCTGTTCAATATTGTACTTTTGCTCTTCCAAGGCAAATGCACGTTCGTTTGAGTAAAGACTGCCACCCTTGCTTGCTGGAATAACCTTCAAGCGGTTGTAAATTTCTTCAACCTTATCTGGATAACCAATCTTTAGTTCCAAAGCTTCAACTTTAGTAACGGCTTGTTTCCTAGTTGCTTCAGATAACCAATCATTATTACGTAGACGATCCTTATAAACCGTTAGCATCCGGTCAATCATGTCTTCTACGTCTTTTTTGGCATCCTCACCAAAGTAAGTCTTACCATAGTAAACGCCAACCACTTCACTGAAAGTATCATTAGCAATATGGTATGCCTGCTTTTCACCATTAGTCAGCTTTGGTTGACCTGATAATGCTTGACTAAATGGAAATGCAGCTTCACGGAATTCTTGCGATAATGTTGACGCAACATCGTTAATAAAGTTGACAATCATCCAGCCTTTAATTTCGGCGAAATTATCTTCATTTACTAATTCAGCAAAGTGATCCAAGTAACGAGGCTCTTGAACAATGATTTGTTCAGGCTCTTCACCAATAATTTCTTTTAGATAATAAGAAATCTGGAATTTACCAAATTTAGCCTTAAAGTCGGCAATACTCATTGGGTTGTAGCAAGCTGGGTAATCTGCCCATTCTTCTGAGGACTTAACTACCTTTGCAAGTTTAGCGTCGTATTTAATCGCATTTTCTGCGTATTTCTCTGCCTTCTTGGTAGACATTCCCGCCATTTCCAGCAACTTAACTGATTGTTTTTGCAAAATAGCAAGCAAACTTGCGGCATCATCAGTTTGGTAAGTTGTAGTGTCAGGTAGGAAAGTACCAGGACCAGAAAAGTTTAAGCCGTTAATTTTCGCATTTTTTAAATCTGGTTCAACATCAAAAACAAATGGCAATGATGCAAAAGTTGAAAGATCCGGTGCATTGAGGTTGAAATCAGAGAAATCCTTGATACTATCAAGCAAGGCTAAGTCAGACTCAATTGGTTCAGCACCATCACTGTTACGCTTATCAAAATCACATGCAAGTTGATAAAGTTTGACTGCTTCATCCAAGTTAGGTACATCTGGTACCTCTTTTTTACCAGAAGCAAAATCAGCAAAATCTTTCATCAAGAGCTTTTCAACGTTCACCTCAATACCGTCAAAAGCTGCCATTCGTGAGCGATCTTCAGGAATTTTAGTTTTTTCAATCCATTCTGAGTTAACGGCTAAATAAAGGTTGTCTTGTGGTCTTGTGCCAACCTTAGGTTCAATGATGTTGCCGCCACCGCCGCGAACTGCAAAAAATTTATTCATCAAAAGAGTCCTTCCTTTTTTTCAAAATTAAAATTAGACTAAATTAATATTATCATTTTAAGCAAGCAGCAGATATTAAAAAGCCTTTACAAAATTACTTAAAAAGTTTGATATATTTACGTAGTTTTGCATGAAGTGGGATTAATAACAGAACCATTAAGAAGATCCCCGTAGCAGCAATGATAAAGAATGGGATATATCCAGCTCGATCAATAACCATTCCGCCAAATAGCGGACCAAAGGCCTGACCAATGCCACGAGCGACATTGATTTCTCCTTGATACTTACCCTTACTGCTCATTGGTGACAAATCATTAATGTATGCTGGAACAGCTGGAAAAGCAGTTGCTTCGCCTAATGTTAGAATCACCATCGACAATGCAAAATGGGCAAAATCACGGGCAAAAATAAGCGTTGCAAATGAGATTGCAAACATTGTTGTGCCAAAAATAATTTGTTGGAATAAATTTTTAAACAGATGAGGGAATCTAGCCAGAATAACCTGCACTGTGACAATGATTGCGCCGTTTAGCGTCCATAACAAACTGTATAAATGGAACGGGATCCCTAATGACACCATATAAACAGAAAGGTTGGATTCCCAGTTCATATACATCAGCCACGTTACCGCTAAGGAAATAAGAAAACCAATCATTAGCATCATATTATGCTTAGGCATTGGCTCCGCTTTAGGCTTCTCACCAGTGTTTTTGCTCTTAGCTACACGCTCTTTATGAAAATTAATAACTGGGCGGTAGTGAATCGCCGCGTTAATGCAGGCAATTGCAAATAATGATGCGGCTAGTAAGAATAAGAACTCAATTGAAAAGTCATAAAGATAGCCAACAAGTAAGGTTCCTGTTACTGTACCCACATTTTGGGCAAAGTAAATTAAGTTAAAGACATAGCGACCAGGATAATTGCGCAAACTTGTTGCAATTGAGTTAATCATTGTGCCGTTCCAGCCGCTGACAAAACCCGTGATAATTAGCCAAATCCAATATGCTGGCCAGCCGTGGAAAAAGGCCATAAAAAATAAGACTAGTGCATCAGTTCCCAGACCAGCAACAATTAGTGGATATGGATTACAGCGATCATATAAACGTCCAGCTGTAAAAGAGCCTAGTACGTTACTTGCACAATTGCAAAATAATACCAGTCCAATTACTGATAGACTGATGTGCAATTGCTTATTTAGATAGACCGAAGTGAGAGGCCAAACAAAGCTCGACCCAATCCATGTTGCTAGCTCTCCTACTAGCAGCCAGCGTAACTTAACTTCTGTTTCATTATTTGATCCATGTTTAAGTTTCATTTATTCAGTCCTTTCTATAGTTGAATTCCATTAACCAGTTTAACAAGTTGCGCGCCAAAAGAACACCCCGAGTTTACTTTAATACTAACGCGAAAAGCTTAACGACTTTTTTAAGCGCACAAAAAAAGATGATACTCAGTTCAGAGCCAAGATCATCTTTTGGGGTCTGCTTTTAATAAAAATTAACTTTTTCAAGATATGCTTCTAAAACAAGCAGCTTCAAACAATTAAATGCTAGAAGCGCTTTTTCCGGAAAATTAGATAGCCAATGATAAAAAAGATCATGATGTAAATTATTGATCCAAGCAAAATTTGCGGGTTATTCAAATGCGTTGTTAATACATACATACTGTAATTGGCATATTGTCTAGTCAAGTCAATCATGTTAAAGGGATTCCACTTCATCACTTGAATTAGCATATGTCTGTTCATTAAACTGGCAGAAATGCTCTGTCCCATAAATGTAACTAACAAGCTGACTGTAATGACAATCGCATTGTTATTAATTATGCAAGACAGCAGGAAGACAATCGTAATAATTAACATTGTTGAGATTAGGTCAATTGCAGAAGTCGCAAGCATGTTAATCCAAACCGGTTGATGATAGAGATAAATCGTATTCCAATCTACATTGTATCTAAAGATTGTGTAACGCAAAACAATGGTATAAAAAATAGCTAGAACATGAAGAAAAATATCGTAAATAAATATTGCAAGATATTTTGATAAATAAACTTCAATCTTATTCGCTGATTTGTACAAAAGCGTCAAGATAGCATTATTTTGAAATTCCATCGAAAAGCTAGTTGCACCAACAATGACCAAGATAAACATGATAAAGTCAGAGGAGTCAAAGGTTAGTGTTAATAACAACTTTTTAACTTCATCACTTAAAGAAAAGCCTGTAAAAATCATCAGAAACAATAACAAGATGGCCGAAATCCAGGTGATTTTACGATGAGTCAATTTATATAGTTCTTGTTTAATACTATAAGCCATTTTAAAACCTCTTTCCTAAACGCGCCGGTTTTTAAATAAATAATAACCAAGTACTGCAAAGATCAACCCATAAGCGATATTGGCAATAATTAGTTCACTATCTAGCAAGTGCGAAGTTGACATCAAGGACGTCCTTGTCAGTTGCTGTGATATAAAAATCATGCTCAGGGGATTCCATTTGATAATTCTTACTGCACTGGGAAAAGCCTGCATCAGTGCACTTGAAAAATCTGCGCCAAAAAATGCTAAAACGATCCCGATGCAGACTACTACCGCGTTATTTCTGGTTAACATGCACAGCATAAAAGATAAACCGGTAATAAAAAAGGAGTAAATGACTGCCCCCAGCATATTAGTCAAAAGGTCAATAATTAATGAATGCCCGTCAACAGTGGTAATCCAGTCATATTTATGGCCAATAAAAAGAAAACTAAACAAAAAAGTAAGAAGAATTGCCGCTAAAGCAAGAACAATACTGTAAAAGAAAATGACCAAAAACTTAGCTAAGTAAATCTTTAATTTACTTGAGCTTTTATACATCATCATCATAATCATTCTGTTCTTATATTCCATCGCAAAAAAGGCCGAACCAACTGTAATTATAATTAGCGGGATCCATTCAATTGCATCAAAGCCATAGATTAAGAACCTGCGATCTAAAGCCTTACTGGTCAAAATGTTATATAGCATGGCACATAGCAGCACTAACAAACCATAAAGGGAAATTTTTTCATGATTAAACTTATAAACTTCTTCTTTCAAACTTTTACCCATGATGTTTAGCCCCTTTCTTTGTCCAAGATGTTAACAACAATTTGTTCAAAGTTAGCTTCGATTGGGGCCATTTCTTCTAAGTGAATCCGGTGTTCAAACAGCTCATCTTGAATTTGGAAAATATCTTGGCTGTTAACAGTTAAGTAGTCATCTTGCGGAGAATAGGCAATACTATTATTTTGCAGGATGCGCATTGCTGCCTCATTATTTTCGGTAATTACCTTATACTTTCTCCGGCTAATTTCATTAAACTTTTCAATTTCTTGGTTAACAATAATTTTGCCAGAACTAATTAAAATGACTTTAGTCATTACCTTTTGCAGCTCACTTAAAACGTGACTAGAAATCAAAAATGCTGTGCCTTGATCCGCATACTGCTTGATAAGTTTACGCACGCCAATTGTGGCTTCAATATCTAGGCCATTCATTGGTTCATCTAAAATAACTAGTTTAGGATGATTGAGCAATGCGATTGCAATGCCCAGTTTCTGTTTCATACCCAAAGAATAGCCTTTTGACTTGTTATTAATGTATGAGTTCATTCCTAGAACAGATACGATGCTGTCCAAGTCTTCTTTTTCTCTGGCATATAATTCGAGATTTTGGTGACCTGTCAAAAAAGGATAAATTGCTGGGTGTTCAATCAAAGCCCCTACACTACTTAGCGCCTGATGGTTATTTTCAGTTACGCTTTTTTCGTCCATTATGATCGCACCGGTAAACTTCATTAGCCCTAAAATGGTTTTCATGAGCGTAGTTTTACCTGCTCCATTAGGACCAATTAGTCCTACAATTTCGCCAGCCCTGATACTAAAGGACGCATCGTGAACGATCTTGGTCTTTCCGATATAAGTATTGACATTTTCAAGATTGAGGATTGTCTTAGATTCTATTTTCATAATCATGGTCACTTTCTAAAAAGAAACTCCAGCTTTTAAATATTAAGTATCAAATAGTGTAATATTTATGTATTACACTATTACATTACCACAAAACAGACTACTGCTGCAAGTACTCTTTTAGTGGCAAAAAGACGTTAAATAAAAAAAAGCCATCTGACTTCATTAACACAATTGAAGCCAGATAGCCTATTTTTAAGTTAAACCATAGTTACTAAGTCCTGTAAAAACTTATCTTTTTACATACTTACTTGTTTTTTCACCAGCAATTCGTCCTATCTAGAGAAAAATGGTTAAAGAGATTTCTTTCTTTTTTACCTAGAGGGGAAATTTACGTCTAAAACACTGATATTACTACGCAATATATTGTTATTTAAGTTTTCCTACTTTCCAATAAAAATCAGTTATTCTTAATGACAGATTAATACATGATAGCCTTTAATACGATTTATTTCTTTTGACTTTTAACTATAATTATATATTTATAAATCAACAGAAAGCCAAAAACTAAAAGTAAAATAAAATCTATCCAGCAAGTACTGCTCCATATATCGTTAGCAATCTTTTGTTGCCTAATTTTTTTCTTTGCAAGTTTATTATGTGCTTTAATTTTAGAAATATTTGAAGATGAGTTTGGGATCATGTTATAAATAATACTGTTAAGCGCATTAAAAAAGTTATTTGAAAACTTATCAGAATTATTCATCCAATATAAATTAGCTTCTTTAAGTGCTTTGACTTCATTCCATTTTAA
This genomic window from Lactobacillus panisapium contains:
- a CDS encoding MDR family MFS transporter — its product is MKLKHGSNNETEVKLRWLLVGELATWIGSSFVWPLTSVYLNKQLHISLSVIGLVLFCNCASNVLGSFTAGRLYDRCNPYPLIVAGLGTDALVLFFMAFFHGWPAYWIWLIITGFVSGWNGTMINSIATSLRNYPGRYVFNLIYFAQNVGTVTGTLLVGYLYDFSIEFLFLLAASLFAIACINAAIHYRPVINFHKERVAKSKNTGEKPKAEPMPKHNMMLMIGFLISLAVTWLMYMNWESNLSVYMVSLGIPFHLYSLLWTLNGAIIVTVQVILARFPHLFKNLFQQIIFGTTMFAISFATLIFARDFAHFALSMVILTLGEATAFPAVPAYINDLSPMSSKGKYQGEINVARGIGQAFGPLFGGMVIDRAGYIPFFIIAATGIFLMVLLLIPLHAKLRKYIKLFK
- a CDS encoding ABC transporter ATP-binding protein, with protein sequence MLNLENVNTYIGKTKIVHDASFSIRAGEIVGLIGPNGAGKTTLMKTILGLMKFTGAIIMDEKSVTENNHQALSSVGALIEHPAIYPFLTGHQNLELYAREKEDLDSIVSVLGMNSYINNKSKGYSLGMKQKLGIAIALLNHPKLVILDEPMNGLDIEATIGVRKLIKQYADQGTAFLISSHVLSELQKVMTKVILISSGKIIVNQEIEKFNEISRRKYKVITENNEAAMRILQNNSIAYSPQDDYLTVNSQDIFQIQDELFEHRIHLEEMAPIEANFEQIVVNILDKERG
- a CDS encoding ABC transporter permease, whose amino-acid sequence is MGKSLKEEVYKFNHEKISLYGLLVLLCAMLYNILTSKALDRRFLIYGFDAIEWIPLIIITVGSAFFAMEYKNRMIMMMMYKSSSKLKIYLAKFLVIFFYSIVLALAAILLTFLFSFLFIGHKYDWITTVDGHSLIIDLLTNMLGAVIYSFFITGLSFMLCMLTRNNAVVVCIGIVLAFFGADFSSALMQAFPSAVRIIKWNPLSMIFISQQLTRTSLMSTSHLLDSELIIANIAYGLIFAVLGYYLFKNRRV
- a CDS encoding M13 family metallopeptidase, whose protein sequence is MNKFFAVRGGGGNIIEPKVGTRPQDNLYLAVNSEWIEKTKIPEDRSRMAAFDGIEVNVEKLLMKDFADFASGKKEVPDVPNLDEAVKLYQLACDFDKRNSDGAEPIESDLALLDSIKDFSDFNLNAPDLSTFASLPFVFDVEPDLKNAKINGLNFSGPGTFLPDTTTYQTDDAASLLAILQKQSVKLLEMAGMSTKKAEKYAENAIKYDAKLAKVVKSSEEWADYPACYNPMSIADFKAKFGKFQISYYLKEIIGEEPEQIIVQEPRYLDHFAELVNEDNFAEIKGWMIVNFINDVASTLSQEFREAAFPFSQALSGQPKLTNGEKQAYHIANDTFSEVVGVYYGKTYFGEDAKKDVEDMIDRMLTVYKDRLRNNDWLSEATRKQAVTKVEALELKIGYPDKVEEIYNRLKVIPASKGGSLYSNERAFALEEQKYNIEQLHKEVDRSIWAMPGNLVNACYDPTRNDLTFPAAILQAPFYDLKQDRATNFGGIGTVIAHEVSHAFDNNGAKFDEIGNMKNWWTDEDYAEFKKRTQAEIDLFDGIQYGPVTINGKQVVSENIADQGGLTAAVEAAKNENDDLKKLFENFARIWANKQMIEAIKSQTAVDVHAPGPLRANVQSQCQDEFYKVFDVKPEDGMWLDPDKRVHIW
- a CDS encoding ABC transporter permease, giving the protein MAYSIKQELYKLTHRKITWISAILLLFLMIFTGFSLSDEVKKLLLTLTFDSSDFIMFILVIVGATSFSMEFQNNAILTLLYKSANKIEVYLSKYLAIFIYDIFLHVLAIFYTIVLRYTIFRYNVDWNTIYLYHQPVWINMLATSAIDLISTMLIITIVFLLSCIINNNAIVITVSLLVTFMGQSISASLMNRHMLIQVMKWNPFNMIDLTRQYANYSMYVLTTHLNNPQILLGSIIYIMIFFIIGYLIFRKKRF